Proteins co-encoded in one Pogona vitticeps strain Pit_001003342236 chromosome 9, PviZW2.1, whole genome shotgun sequence genomic window:
- the LOC110075767 gene encoding synaptosomal-associated protein 25 isoform X3, whose amino-acid sequence MSLWRAPCGCCSISRRAKMLEFRLWSCWTIRELDRIEDGLDQIIQDMKEAEKNLTDMGQCCGLFACPCAKLKSSKALEASKAAAGSTEENVVSRQPCMVADGNQMVMSGPFIPRKTNDVEEEIEQNLIQVESMLSNLRSMAMDVSNEIDIQNKQVENIREKAIANVVSINEANNQTTKMLKKA is encoded by the exons ATGAG tctTTGGAGAGCACCCTGCGGATGCTGCAGTATATCGAGAAG AGCAAAGATGCTGGAATTCAGACTTTGGTCATGCTGGACGATCAGGGAG CTGGACCGGATTGAGGATGGTTTGGACCAGATCATCCAAGACatgaaggaggcagagaagaacCTCACGGACATGGGCCAGTGCTGTGGCCTTTTTGCCTGTCCTTGCGCCAA GTTAAAGAGCTCAAAAGCCCTCGAGGCCAGTAAGGCGGCAGCCGGCAGCACCGAGGAAAACGTGGTCTCTCGGCAGCCCTGCATGGTGGCTGATGGGAACCAAATGGTGATGAGTGGCCCATTCATTCCACG GAAAACAAATGATGTGGAGGAAGAGATTGAGCAGAATCTGATCCAGGTGGAGAGTATGCTGAGCAACCTGCGCAGTATGGCCATGGACGTGAGCAATGAAATCGACATCCAGAACAAGCAGGTGGAGAACATTCGGGAGAAG gCCATCGCTAACGTGGTTAGCATCAACGAAGCCAACAACCAGACCACCAAGATGCTGAAGAAGGCCTGA
- the LOC110075767 gene encoding synaptosomal-associated protein 25 isoform X2 produces the protein MAGGFYLNMGSRSSGCNPVCLGAKMLEFRLWSCWTIRELDRIEDGLDQIIQDMKEAEKNLTDMGQCCGLFACPCAKLKSSKALEASKAAAGSTEENVVSRQPCMVADGNQMVMSGPFIPRKTNDVEEEIEQNLIQVESMLSNLRSMAMDVSNEIDIQNKQVENIREKAIANVVSINEANNQTTKMLKKA, from the exons ATGGCAGGAGGCTTCTACCTAAACATGGGGAGCAGGTCTTCAGGCTGTAATCCCGTCTGTCTTGG AGCAAAGATGCTGGAATTCAGACTTTGGTCATGCTGGACGATCAGGGAG CTGGACCGGATTGAGGATGGTTTGGACCAGATCATCCAAGACatgaaggaggcagagaagaacCTCACGGACATGGGCCAGTGCTGTGGCCTTTTTGCCTGTCCTTGCGCCAA GTTAAAGAGCTCAAAAGCCCTCGAGGCCAGTAAGGCGGCAGCCGGCAGCACCGAGGAAAACGTGGTCTCTCGGCAGCCCTGCATGGTGGCTGATGGGAACCAAATGGTGATGAGTGGCCCATTCATTCCACG GAAAACAAATGATGTGGAGGAAGAGATTGAGCAGAATCTGATCCAGGTGGAGAGTATGCTGAGCAACCTGCGCAGTATGGCCATGGACGTGAGCAATGAAATCGACATCCAGAACAAGCAGGTGGAGAACATTCGGGAGAAG gCCATCGCTAACGTGGTTAGCATCAACGAAGCCAACAACCAGACCACCAAGATGCTGAAGAAGGCCTGA
- the LOC110075767 gene encoding synaptosomal-associated protein 25 isoform X1, producing the protein MAANGVAGSGLENLEQRVHQINHESLESTLRMLQYIEKSKDAGIQTLVMLDDQGEQLDRIEDGLDQIIQDMKEAEKNLTDMGQCCGLFACPCAKLKSSKALEASKAAAGSTEENVVSRQPCMVADGNQMVMSGPFIPRKTNDVEEEIEQNLIQVESMLSNLRSMAMDVSNEIDIQNKQVENIREKAIANVVSINEANNQTTKMLKKA; encoded by the exons ATGGCAGCCAACGGCGTGGCGGGATCTGGTTTAGAAAACCTTGAGCAGCGCGTCCATCAGATCAACCATGAG tctTTGGAGAGCACCCTGCGGATGCTGCAGTATATCGAGAAG AGCAAAGATGCTGGAATTCAGACTTTGGTCATGCTGGACGATCAGGGAG agCAGCTGGACCGGATTGAGGATGGTTTGGACCAGATCATCCAAGACatgaaggaggcagagaagaacCTCACGGACATGGGCCAGTGCTGTGGCCTTTTTGCCTGTCCTTGCGCCAA GTTAAAGAGCTCAAAAGCCCTCGAGGCCAGTAAGGCGGCAGCCGGCAGCACCGAGGAAAACGTGGTCTCTCGGCAGCCCTGCATGGTGGCTGATGGGAACCAAATGGTGATGAGTGGCCCATTCATTCCACG GAAAACAAATGATGTGGAGGAAGAGATTGAGCAGAATCTGATCCAGGTGGAGAGTATGCTGAGCAACCTGCGCAGTATGGCCATGGACGTGAGCAATGAAATCGACATCCAGAACAAGCAGGTGGAGAACATTCGGGAGAAG gCCATCGCTAACGTGGTTAGCATCAACGAAGCCAACAACCAGACCACCAAGATGCTGAAGAAGGCCTGA